The genomic stretch TTGCCCGTTTCAGGATCCAGCTGTACCGAGACAAACCGGGAGAGGCTTGGGTTGCCAGGGATATCATTACCCAGTTCTTTTATTTCCAATATCAATGGAGTTCCCAATGAGGCATGTAGCCATTGTTGGAAATAAAAAAGGTGGTTGACATAAGTAGAAACCGGATTGCCGGGATAGGCAAAGACTTTAGTGTCTTTTTCTGGGTGATGCCCAAACCAAAAAGGCTTTCCCGGACGCTGGGCGACGCGATGAAAGAGTTTGTGTACTCCTAACTCGTCCAGTACATCCGGAATATGGTCAAATTTTCCTTTGGAAACTCCTCCACTCAAAAGCAATACATCAAAATCGTTGATCAAGGTGGTGAGCTTTTTCCTTAAGGCTTCTTTATTGTCGTTGATGTGATGCATTTTAGCCTGGATGCCTTCCATGGCCAGACTGGACCAAAGTGTGTAAATATTCGATTTTCGGATCTGGTGGGGCAGGGGCGTTTGGTCCACTTCCACGAGTTCGTCGCCAGTGGAAATAATGGCCACAGAAGGAAGTTTTGAAACGGACACATTTGCTTTTCCTACAGTAGCCAGTATGCCGATGTCGGCAGCGGTGATCAATTTTCCTTTCGAAATAATTTTTTGCCCTTTTTTGGAATCGCTACCACGGTAGTGAATGAAGCGTTTGGCAGCTTTCCCTAACCGGGGATGGGCATTTCCATCCTTGATTTCTATTTCTTCATATGGAATGATCGTGTCCGCACCAACAGGAAGAATCGCTCCAGTCATTACTTCCAGGCAATGTTTCGGAGTTTGCAGGGTCATCCGGGGAGTTCCAGCTGCCTGGATCCCCTGGATGGGATAGGAGGGCTTGAAGGAATTGTCTATATCTCCCAGCTGAATGGCGATGCCATCCATCATTATACGGTCAAAAGGAGGGGCATCTCGGTCAGTAAAAATATCTTCTGCCAAAAACCGACCGGTTGCCTCGGAAAGCTTTATTTCTTCTGTGCCGTAGGATTGCCGTTGGCTGAGGACTGACTTTAGTGCTTCGGTGATGGTGATCATGGGATAAATTTGGTGTTTTGGATGAAATGGGCTTGCAAATCTCCGCTTCCTTTATTTTTGGTCTGGAATGCAAATCCAGACTAACTTTACGAGACTATTATTATTCCTAGAGTGTGTGCCTAAGGAGGTTATTCCCAGCCTTCAGCTTCTAAAGCATTCATGCCTCCTTCTAAGTTGTAAATGATTTGTTCAGGGTGCAGTGATTGGAGCAATTGAGCGGCTTGAAGACTTCTCATGCCGGATTGACAGATCAAAATAACGGGCGCCTTTTCGTTGATTTCTTGGTGCCTTTCTGTTAGCTGGGCCAATGGGATGTTCAGTGCATTTTCAAGGTGGCCACTATCAAATTCCCCTTCATTCCTCACGTCGATGACTTGTGACTGCCTGTCCGTTTCCCGTTTTGTCCAAAACTCCTCGCAGGTTAAGCTGGTAACAGCTGTATCGGTGCTGCACATGGGCTGACCATAGCTGCTGTTGAGTGTTGTGATGGATTGGTTTTCGGGAACCGTGGACAACCCGACTTTAAGGTGAGTTTGGGCCAAGGTATCTATGATCAGTAATTTACCGCTCAGCGGTTCTCCGATTCCAGTCAAAACCTTGACGGCTTCCAATGCCTGGTAGGTGCCAATAAGGGCAGGAAGGATGCCCAGAACACCATTTTCATCACAATTCAAAACGGCCGAAGTATCTCCTGCCTCCGGAAACAAACAACGATAAGTCGGGCCATTTTGATAATTCATGACACTTACCTGGCCTTCAAAATCGTGTAGGGCACCATAAATGAATGGTTTGTCTAGGATGACACAGGCGTCGTTTACTAAATAGCGCGTGCCAAAATTGTCTGACGCATCTACGATCAAATCATAGTCAGCCAATTCCTGCAAAGCATTTTCGGGTGTCAAAAATTCACGGATATTGATAAAGCGTGTAGATGGATTCTGTCTCCGTAAGTGCTGTATAAGCACATCGGTTTTGTGTTTGCCCACATCATCAGGGGTGAACAGTGTTTGCCGTGCCAGGTTACTTTCGGCCACAGTGTCTTGATCCATGATGGCTAGCGTTCCCACGCCGACCCCGTTGAGGTATTGGGCCACGGGAGTTCCCAGTCCGCCTGCACCGATGATCAGCACACTGGATGCGGCGAGTTTTTCTTGGGATTTCTTTCCAAAACTTTTTAGCCGGATTTGCTTCTGATAGCGTATTTCGTTCATTAATTTTCTCCTATTCGTGATTTGGCCATTTCATAATCCTCCGGGAAATTGGCATTGAACAGTTCCAGGTCATTTTCAGGATAAATTAGGTGTACGTCTGAATTCATG from Echinicola soli encodes the following:
- a CDS encoding molybdopterin molybdotransferase MoeA — encoded protein: MITITEALKSVLSQRQSYGTEEIKLSEATGRFLAEDIFTDRDAPPFDRIMMDGIAIQLGDIDNSFKPSYPIQGIQAAGTPRMTLQTPKHCLEVMTGAILPVGADTIIPYEEIEIKDGNAHPRLGKAAKRFIHYRGSDSKKGQKIISKGKLITAADIGILATVGKANVSVSKLPSVAIISTGDELVEVDQTPLPHQIRKSNIYTLWSSLAMEGIQAKMHHINDNKEALRKKLTTLINDFDVLLLSGGVSKGKFDHIPDVLDELGVHKLFHRVAQRPGKPFWFGHHPEKDTKVFAYPGNPVSTYVNHLFYFQQWLHASLGTPLILEIKELGNDIPGNPSLSRFVSVQLDPETGKAIPFSHNGSGDLFSLTKTDGFLLLPQRDGDFMAGEQLAFLGVK
- a CDS encoding HesA/MoeB/ThiF family protein is translated as MNEIRYQKQIRLKSFGKKSQEKLAASSVLIIGAGGLGTPVAQYLNGVGVGTLAIMDQDTVAESNLARQTLFTPDDVGKHKTDVLIQHLRRQNPSTRFINIREFLTPENALQELADYDLIVDASDNFGTRYLVNDACVILDKPFIYGALHDFEGQVSVMNYQNGPTYRCLFPEAGDTSAVLNCDENGVLGILPALIGTYQALEAVKVLTGIGEPLSGKLLIIDTLAQTHLKVGLSTVPENQSITTLNSSYGQPMCSTDTAVTSLTCEEFWTKRETDRQSQVIDVRNEGEFDSGHLENALNIPLAQLTERHQEINEKAPVILICQSGMRSLQAAQLLQSLHPEQIIYNLEGGMNALEAEGWE